A single region of the Chrysoperla carnea chromosome 5, inChrCarn1.1, whole genome shotgun sequence genome encodes:
- the LOC123301388 gene encoding uncharacterized protein LOC123301388 has translation MLDRYTRWPEAIPIEDITAEVVSRAFYSGWICRFGVPHKLTTDQGCQFESSLFTQLVKYLGMEKLRTAPQSNGCVERWHRVLKAALKCHLECEKWTKLLPTVLLGIRATIRKDTMGQKLRLPGEFFTETKTKTDFNEVMAYVMNAINNLRPAPFNTSKNNTFAQKTMQHCTHVFLRDDKVR, from the coding sequence ATGCTAGACCGTTATACTAGATGGCCAGAAGCCATCCCAATAGAAGACATTACAGCCGAAGTTGTATCCAGAGCATTTTACAGTGGTTGGATTTGCCGATTCGGTGTACCACATAAATTAACAACTGACCAAGGATGTCAATTTGAAAGTTCGTTATTTACACAATTAGTTAAATATTTGGGAATGGAAAAACTAAGGACAGCACCCCAGTCAAATGGATGTGTGGAGAGATGGCACAGAGTTCTCAAAGCAGCATTAAAATGCCATTTAGAATGTGAAAAGTGGACTAAGTTATTACCTACAGTGCTTTTGGGAATACGTGCAACTATTCGGAAAGATACAATGGGTCAAAAATTACGATTACCAGGTGAATTTTTCACTGAAACGAAAACAAAGACAGACTTTAACGAAGTTATGGCGTACGTAATGAACGCTATAAACAACCTACGTCCAGCGCCATTTAATACTAGCAAGAACAATACGTTTGCGCAGAAAACCATGCAACACTGCACTCATGTATTCTTACGAGATGACAAAGTACGTTAA
- the LOC123301387 gene encoding uncharacterized protein LOC123301387, with translation MESGFNKENSNNLPKFDAVMLDRFFASNILVSRSSYGDDAISYVQLKRDAILCTVKRKICPEHKVHAKLYECALVVDEDDDIIVSVLCQNCAASQGGCKHAIAFLMWVHRRSEEPSCTSMECYWKKSKRKTYLIKLFEEETREQSNSSLWFELRYGRITASRAFEVSLCKTYDGTLISLILGGKISDTSYMKRGRDLEDEGQKTMERQLKKKKYEMRFSIKQNLYHDCWIPRWNDG, from the exons ATGGAATCCggatttaataaagaaaatagcaataatttaccaaaatttgaCGCCGTTATGCTTGACAGGTTTTTCGCATCAAATA TTTT GGTCTCACGATCTTCATACGGAGATGATGCCATAAGCTATGTGCAACTTAAGCGCGATGCTATATTGTGTACTGTAAAGCGCAAAATATGTCCAGAACACAAAGTCCACGCTAAATTATATGAATGCGCACTGGTAGTTGAcgaagatgatgatatcattgTCTCTGTCTTATGTCAAAACTGTGCAGCTTCACAGGGTGGTTGCAAGCACGCAATAGCGTTTCTTATGTGGGTTCATCGCCGAAGTGAGGAGCCATCATGCACTTCGATGGAGTGCTATTGGAAAAAATCGAAGCGAAAGACTT atttaataaaattatttgaagaagaAACAAGAGAACAATCCAATAGCAGTCTTTGGTTTGAACTGAGATATGGTCGAATAACTGCTTCTAGAGCATTCGAAGTAAGTCTTTGCAAAACATATGATGGAACACTTATATCCCTCATACTAGGTGGCAAAATTTCCGACACTTCATATATGAAACGTGGCCGTGATCTGGAAGATGAAGGGCAAAAAACCATGGAAaggcaattgaaaaaaaaaaaatacgaaatgCGGTTTAGTATTAAGCAAAATTTATACCATGATTGCTGGATCCCCAGATGGAATGATGGATGA